The Gouania willdenowi chromosome 14, fGouWil2.1, whole genome shotgun sequence nucleotide sequence CCACTGAGAGGAAACCACATGTGCATCACATGGATAGCTTCGGGATTATTCCTCACAAAATGTCTTAATTCCTCTGTTCACTAATGATCTGGGGAAAATGCCCTCTAATCTCCATTCCATTAATTAAAAAGAGCATGAGCCCACGGAAAAACCACACCATCTGCTGCAGTTACACTGCTGCTGACAGATTGTGTTTTCACTTCTTTAACCATGGGGAGCTGGGCTTTTTAGAGCAAACGGATGGAGCGCTCATTGAGGTGATGATGGTGAACAGAGACAAGTGCTCATTGTAACGTGCAGAAGAAACAGTTTAATGCTTGAGGAATCCCTGGAAGGTGCAGCCGATATCTGAAGTGTCctgcttttgttttaattagaaacatcaaaaatacgTTAGgggtttattcattcattcattcattctttcattctttGTCTGGTCTGTTTGTTCCAGTTCAGGGTCTCAGAAACAGGGCTCCACTGCATCACAGGACAAACAACCAACATCAAAAAACACTTCTACAATCTACAATAGATACACCATTCACCTAAAGATACATGTTTGTGGATGGTAAGAATAGACACCTCCCTTTTTAGGTCTTTTGACCACCAAATATGTTCACATTGacagccttttattttattattattttatttagatttttgtatattgtttgaTTCTCTTGTGTTAATTATGGATCAACTACTTTGTTTGCACTGTGTTCCTGTTGTAGTGAAATTCTGTGAGTTTTAGTCCAGACTTGGTGCTTTGGTTCCTcagtaattaataataatgataataataataataatgtaaacttTATTCATCACCAGAGTGAaaatcttctctgcattttacccATTTAGTAGCAGTGGGCTTGCAGATGCCAAGAGAGCAGTTGggttggggttaagggacttgctcaacatcccacagtgatggcccgggTGAGATTTGAACTGGttaccctccaattacaagtcCGCTTCCTAATCCTTTTTTGCCTTTACCGGTCTTATAATAACTATAAAAGTAATGTCTTAAAGTCATTTCTTTAATCCTATTATCcttgaccccattcaatatGTATCAATCAAAACAAtgatatttgactttttttttttttttttttttttttttttttttttttttttttttactttatatttcaaaatattCTCATGAGAGTAAATTtcagaagatttggatgaaaacttttCAAGATAAACTGATTCTAATTtcaaagtttggcctgatgatGGTGCTAGAGAAAAGGTCACGGTTTCATTATTAAGGGGTTAttaatgtattcaacaaattaacaaagtgcctgacacaaaaacttggtcaacaattttctgaaaataattttctggaaGCAAATATCCCCGAGGGTAAAATGTGTCAGTAATaattgaggataataggagggtttaTGTATGGTACACATTAAAGTAACTCTGATTCTGGTTACCGCCAttaaatatgtaatattttcacctgtgtttatttgtttgtctgttgagagaatttaatctaaaatacttaaagtatttaaaaaaaaaaataaaaaaaattgaacaaaaGATATTTACACCAGATTTCATTAAATTTGGGACGGGATTTGATCAATattttctcatcattggtgaaatttcgaGCATTTGTGCAGATGCAGATTTTcccatttctttgttttaaaaacaaaacagtataACCAATAAATGCAATAATTTACTCTTCTCTCTCACACAGGGATTCATGTACATATTCATATCCACAGTAGCGCCTCCAGGAATGAGGTGAAAATATGACAGGTCTTATCTGAatgttacagtttttttttttttttttttttttttttttcttgttgattaaaaatataaactttaaactttacatttacttatcaatcaaaaaacagtttaattcagaatgatgTGCACACAGCTGCCACTTTGTATTGGGTCTGTGGTTGGGAGACACCAGGGTGTGTTTGAATCTGATTATGCTCTCCTATGTGATCAAAGCGATGAAACAAGCTGATAAGAACTGAACGGCTGACCTGGACACGGAGACCATCAGACACTGTGACATGAATTGGATAGGGCCAGTGGGAAAAAAGGATTATCTGAGCAGATGTTTCCCCCTCTATTGGAACAGTAGGGCcaataataaacacacatacacacactgacacacaggaTGCACACTAATCTGAGATGGGCTAGTCGCCACTGCGCATcccctttttctcctctttctttGATGGCTGGCAGCTCTTGCTCAGGTTCAAAACAAGTTTTTTCCCCTCCTTCCTTTAATATCTAAACTATAATCTCgtagattatttttttgaatgtgtttccagaTGGATACATTATTGGTGATGGAGAGACTGTGTGTGAAATGGCATGGAGTTTACCGTTTTGTGTTGTTCACCTGTCTGTTGGATGCAGTATGGGGACAAATACGCTACTCAATTCCAGAGGAACGGGAGCACGGCGCATTCGTTGGGAATATTGCAGAGGACCTGGGTTTGGATTTGGATACACTCTCGGCGCGCAGGTTCCGGATAGTCTCAGGTGCAAAGAGGCAATATGTGGAAGTGAATTTGGAGAACGGGGTTTTATTTGTGAACGAAAGAATCGACCGGGAAGAGCTTTGCGAACAGAGTTTGTCCTGTTCTTTTCACTTACAGGTAGTGATAGAGAACCCACTAGAGCTGTACAGAGTAGAAGTGGAGATATTGGACGTGAACGACAATGTGCCTACTTTTCCATGGACAGAGTTCAATCTGGACATTTCTGAGTCCTCTGCGCCAGGATCGCGTTTTCCACTTGAGAGCGCACAGGACTTGGACGTTGGCCCCAACTCACTTCGCACCTATCTTCTGAGCGTAAACGAGCACTTCTTTCTGGATATACAGACGCGCAGTGACGGCAGTAAATTCGCAGAGCTGGTGCTCCAAACCCCACTGGACAGAGAGCAGCAGGGCGCACATCAGATGGTGCTCACTGCGGTGGATGGAGGCTCACCGGAGAGGTCGGGCACTGCGCAAATTGATATCACCGTTTTGGATGCGAACGACAACGCGCCGGTGTTCGATCAGTCGTTTTATAGAGTGAGGCTCGCTGAAAACGCACCAAAAGGCACAGTTGTCATCAAACTTAACGCGTCTGATTTAGACGAAGGTCCCAATGCGGACATCACCTATTCATTCAGCGGACACGCGCCCATCAAAGTGCGCCAGCTTTTCAGCGTTGATCCAAATACTGGAGAAATCAAAGTCAAAGGAGTTATCGACTACGAAAAAGCCAGGATGCATGAGATTTACGTCCAGGCTAAAGATAAAGGTCCTTCTGCCGTAGCGGTGCACTGCAAAGTGCTGGTGAACGTTTTggataaaaatgacaacatccCAGAGGTGATCCTCACATCAGTGTCCACACCTGTGCAGGAGGATGCGCACCCAGGGACGGTTATAGCTGTCATCAGCGTCATGGATAAAGACTCAGGTGAAAATGGGAACGTGGACTGTGAGATCCCACACCACATCCCCTTCCAGTTACACTCATCCTTTAAGAACTACTACACATTGGTAACTTCCGATTTTCTGGACAGAGAGGCAGTTTCAGAGTATAATATCACTCTAACGGCCAGAGATATGGGTTCTTCTCCTTTGTTCACAAGAAAAACTATCTTAGTCCAAGTGTCGGATGTGAATGATAACGCGCCTAACTTCAAACAGCCGTCATACACTGTTTATTTGACCGAGAATAACGCACCTGGTGCGTCCATTTGCGCCATAACTGCGCTGGATCCAGACTTTGGCCAAAATGCATACTTATCCTACTCCATACTAGAAGGTAACATACACGGAATGGCTGTTTCCACGTATGTGTCCATAAACTCTGACAATGGCAACATTTACGCACTGCGCTCTTTTGATCATGAGGAGCTGAAAAACTTTCAAATAACAATTCAAGCGCAAGATGCAGGTTTTCCACCTCTGAGCAATAACGTTTcagttaatgtttttattttggaccaaaACGACAACGCACCAGTGGTTGTATCTCCCGTTACGCAGAACGGCTCTGCGCCCATGGAGGCTGTGCCGCGGTCAGTGGATGCTGGATACCTCATCACTAAGATAAGCGCAGTGGACGCAGACGCAGGACAAAACTCGCGACTTTTTTATCAACTGCTACAAGCAACAGATCCGAGTTTGTTCAGCATCGCTCTGTACACGGGAGAAATCAGGACAATTCGCCAGATTGTGGAGAAAGACCCCACGAGGCACAGGCTGGTCATTTTAGTGAAGGACAATGGTCAGCCGCCGCTGTCGGCCACAGTTTCCATCATCCTGTCAGTGGTTGACAGCCTGCCAGATACGAAGCCCGATTTGGGTGACGTGTCACTGAGTGCCCGACACAGCTCCAACCTCTCCCTGTACTTAATCGTGTCCCTGGGCACAATCTCCTTCACTTTCCTAGTGGCCATCATCGTCCTCGTTGCAGTGCGCAGACTGAGGGGCAGGTCACCCAATAAAGACTCCAGCTTTCCACCCGTCGGCgggtgttgctgctgctgctcaagtTCCGAAatgtccagcagcagcagcagcagcagcacaagcAGTGCGGACGTGTTCACCAAGTCCAACCTCAATGTGCGGATGTCCGCGGGTGCGTCCGGCTGCGCAGAGACGAGTGGGACCGGCGCACTCCCTCAGGTGTACTGCTATAAAATGTGTCTGACGCCGGAGTCATCCAAAAGCGACTTCATGTTTCTGAAACCGTGCAGTCCGGTGATGTCGGTTCAACCAAACAACGCCAAAAGCACCGATTACTTGACCTCCGGCTGGAGCGCACTGGACCGCAACGAACTGTCCAGTAAAAGAACATCGACCCCCAGCGAGGTAATAACCTACATTTCAGGGACGCAAGCCAATATTTTTGATCTATGCGCTAACTTGTCCCTGCAGCTGTACAACACATGCTTTACACAGGCCAGTGCGCACTGAGCAGTCAAACCGATTTTGTACAACCTCAAAACTAATTAAATATATGACGAATAATAATATTTACCAGACATTAAATACATCGTTCTTCTCACACCTGTGGGTGGAGGGTTTTGTTTGTGCAGTTAACGAATTATAATCATCCATGCAGGTATAATCCCACAATGTGAGCTTTTCCATAAACCTTTGATGGTGCGTTGACCTGCTATTCTGCATGGTTAGACACTGAGCTGCTACAGCTCAAACGCATGGTTTTCACTTACAGTTATGTCAACAGCTTCTGCACAGTGCTCAAAGAGTTGGTATCTAATATTACTAATGTTAGataagtgtcaaactcaaggccctggggccaaatccggccctttacgtcatctaatttggcccacagggGCTCAGTTTTCCTGGTACTTATATATCGCATTATTGCAGTCAttcttaatgttaaactgttgacaaaaactcaaaattcttacaaaattattaaattttcctcaaattattacataatgtttcccttaattgaaaagaaattggtcacagaatctaggaaatttaaagtgaggaTCCTATTGggacttattgcttggatattgtctgtttcgacatatttttcattttatgcacATAGAAGTagaaactagggcacaataatgttgatacttgttttcccgcataaaatctgtggctcacttgacattaaactgctccgtatttggcccctgaactgaaatgagtttgacacccctggtataTGGAAATGAGATGTCAGTTTTAGCATATGTGAATTGAACTGTCTCCATAAATTGGTGTAAATTTGCACAAAACCTTCCCTTTTCAACAGAAAACTCTTTCCTCCTGCCAGTTTGGCCTTTTCTCCATGAGCTCCAACCTTGCTCAATATCTGATATCACCCTGACACAAATGCAGTATGAATGTCCTGCTTGAGTTGGTCATTGATTTACAAAGTTCCTCCATGTTTTCTACCTCTCAGCTCAAGTACTCCAACAAGGACTGGACATGGACCAAGAACCAATGCAACTCAGCATACAAAAGGTAAAATTATCCattttttttgaccaaataaagcACAAAATTGTATATGTGTGTTTATCTTGATAATAACTGGTGCTGTCCCTTTATTTGTTCAGGTACAGTTCTGCTAATATGGAGAGCACACTGTCAAGGCAACAAAAGTATGACCCAGATGGGTTTTCCTGCTCCGTGGCGCCACAATATTTGACATGGGGGAACCATATGAATGGTAGGTGTAAGCTTTTGTTCACTTGAAAGTATGTGGTGGGTAGAGGCCCTCTTCAGTCTATATGCCTTCAGATTTTGTCAAAGACATAAAAAAGTTGTTAAACCAAAAAATGCTTAACATAGAGCCCCAAAAACTGGCAGGATCGGGTGTCAATGCATGAACATGAGGGATTATTAAAGGCCCTGGAAGAAGGAAGAGTTATTTGCAGAACTGAAACTAAGAAGATGCCTTTAAACCCACCTTATTGAGATCAACAATTCCAAATTTAGATATGAGGTCATTGCAGAAATAATCTCCACATGCGAGCGGTAAATTATgcgcattttttttacagattccAAGATGCCTCTTCAAGAGGAAGCAGCCGCTGACTATTCATGGACTCCCAAATACACTCCGCCTCAGTGTGAGCAGCCAGACTACCAGCACAACGTCTACATTCCAGGAGCTACATCCGGCTACAGCACCCTAAAGCTGGCACCCAGAGGAGAACTCCACATGTACAACACCTTCTCCACATTTGGCAAGAAAAAGAAATTCATCTCAAACTATGAACATACTTTTGATAATGACGATGCCATCATGGGCAATTCCAACTTTAAATAATGCATGAATCTTTTCACGTTTATCTCATCCATGTGTCCAAGTGGAAAGAGTTTTATCATCCAAATGGTTCATGTTTTTCACTTGATTCAAGGTTTATGTGCATAAAATACAAACGgggtcattcattcattttgtattaataGAGAATGGaatggacctttattttgaaatggatgTTACAGAAGTTTAAATGTAAAGTAACAGTTTCTGTGAGGAAAGACTTGAAAATTGATTCAagatcattgaaaaaaaattttcatttgtaaataaaatttcTCATGTTGCAAATCAAAGTGCTATACTTCAACAATATGAGATCTGTCAATATCTTTATAGAGAAACTGAAATTTGTACCAAAAGAAACCCCTTTTTGTTCCGCTTGTGTCGTTGACATTGTTTTACTTGCACACATATTCACGTGACcacaaaaaattatacaataaaatgaaacaacacaatattaaatcatgttttcattcatgcTGACTGGTGTAAATAAAACTTATGTTTCACATTATGGAGATTATGAACATTTATTCATGAGCAGCTCTCTGCTGGGAAATTGACCCACGATCGGTTCAAGCTTGACATTTTGACCCTGATCATGCATTAGTTCATTAAATCCAATGGCAGGTCATTTCAAAAAGCTTTGCAATCCGTCCACGATTCCCTGACTAATGGAATAGGATCTATACTGGATGAATATGAAATGGTAGTGTCATGAATGATAGAGaccacacatgcacaaacactcaGTGACAGAATGCTGAGCTAGAACTATAGCATCAGGGAAACGGTTGAACTTCTTTGTGTTGTGCAGTGAACCTTCTCATTGGTTGATTGCTCAGTTATGTTCTGAAGGACAATGGAGAAAAATGAAGTGATGGTATTTTGAAAATAACATCGCCGGACATCCAATGGAGCAATCAACATTAACATCAGCCCtgtatagtttatatatatataaatatatatatatattatttattgatatCAATAAATGTGTCCGGGTCTGTTatatggtgttgttttgtgttttctttacaGATCTTGTTTTTCTGCATGCACCcgattctaaaaaaaaaaaaaaaaaagatttccttCACTGTGTTTGATAATCAATGCTAAAATTTACAATAACTTTTCATCGGAAGCCTCTTCCAGCAAGCacaagtaagaaaaaaataaataaaatggaatgATCGGCTTTGAAGAGCATCCATTCACCCCAAGATAAACATCCAACCAACATTCCAACCATaaaccaatgaaaacagaaagaaaacctCAACTATAATATTACTGTACACAGACTGCAAGCAAAGATCATCAGTCAGGGAGCATGAGGCAGCTCtacaacacattttgtgtttcaaGTAGTTTTATTGAATGCATGGAACAACATCGATACAGGCTTTACAAGGCATACGCTTCTTTTACTTTATACAGAGTGATCGTTTTAATTAGGtacaaatagaaataataataaaaaataaaagtcagtcaGCGCATTACAATCACAGTGTCGCCAAGTATGCATATGTAAActtaatacaaaatgaaaaataaaagaggcAGTACCCATGACATGAAATTATAGTAAAACAATTATCAAATGTAATTGGGAGATGTCTTGTGGCCTTccaaacaataaacacaacacTATGACCCACACGTCAAGCATTTTCAAGAAATGATAAGGGTTTCCAAATCTATTCAAAATGAGACCACCATAAAAGGCATGTCGTATTTTCTCAAGATTAAGTGTACCGCTAAGTTCTGTGACCCACATGTTGCCTTTAcaaaactgctggatgagtttCTTTGCAATAACCAATCGATCTAAAACACTGCCGTGCACACCCCATGTTCTCTGcctctagaaacaccaaaaaaacaataactgttGAATTTGGCATGACCTTAAATTTTAGAACTTTTGAACgagtaaatgaaaatattattccAAAAAGACTGAAGTCTAGATAGAACAAAGTAGGTATCTGTGTAGTAAGGTGCCTCGTTCTGTCATGCATTTTTCACACATACTGTAGGTGAACTGTGTGGgtaaattttattaattttctctTTAGAGTTATGCAATCTATGCACAATTTTGTATTGTAAAGTAATGGTGTGCAATTATTGAAGTTGTATCACTTTTAAGTAAAGCCTGTTGCTAAATGTCAACAGGTAAAGGAGCATCAGATTATTGCTACCACTCCACTTTAATTGTGCAGCACATTTTCCCACCAATGCATCTTAAATatgatatatactgtagattTAGAAAGGTTCTAATTATTGCTGCAACAAAGCTGTGCAAAAATACAGATTCAAGTTGATCTTATGGAGGTGAAGAGATTTATCTGGGAGtccaggagttttttttttttttttttttttttcattttttaaatccagtgaaaatgagaggaaaaaaaggtcACATTTGAAACTTCACCTTAGGCTTAATATAAACTACTTTTCACTTTCCTGCTGAGTTGTCACCATAAATGTAATGTGACTCATCCTTCCTGTTAATTTATGAGAAGAAGCAGTCATTGCTTAAGAATGTAGAAGTGGGAGAAAAAGGTTATACATTTCGTTTGACCTCTCTTTACATCGTGGTGACTAAAGCCTGGATTTCAAACGACTGCTGTGGAGATAATCCT carries:
- the LOC114475432 gene encoding protocadherin-10-like, translated to MCFQMDTLLVMERLCVKWHGVYRFVLFTCLLDAVWGQIRYSIPEEREHGAFVGNIAEDLGLDLDTLSARRFRIVSGAKRQYVEVNLENGVLFVNERIDREELCEQSLSCSFHLQVVIENPLELYRVEVEILDVNDNVPTFPWTEFNLDISESSAPGSRFPLESAQDLDVGPNSLRTYLLSVNEHFFLDIQTRSDGSKFAELVLQTPLDREQQGAHQMVLTAVDGGSPERSGTAQIDITVLDANDNAPVFDQSFYRVRLAENAPKGTVVIKLNASDLDEGPNADITYSFSGHAPIKVRQLFSVDPNTGEIKVKGVIDYEKARMHEIYVQAKDKGPSAVAVHCKVLVNVLDKNDNIPEVILTSVSTPVQEDAHPGTVIAVISVMDKDSGENGNVDCEIPHHIPFQLHSSFKNYYTLVTSDFLDREAVSEYNITLTARDMGSSPLFTRKTILVQVSDVNDNAPNFKQPSYTVYLTENNAPGASICAITALDPDFGQNAYLSYSILEGNIHGMAVSTYVSINSDNGNIYALRSFDHEELKNFQITIQAQDAGFPPLSNNVSVNVFILDQNDNAPVVVSPVTQNGSAPMEAVPRSVDAGYLITKISAVDADAGQNSRLFYQLLQATDPSLFSIALYTGEIRTIRQIVEKDPTRHRLVILVKDNGQPPLSATVSIILSVVDSLPDTKPDLGDVSLSARHSSNLSLYLIVSLGTISFTFLVAIIVLVAVRRLRGRSPNKDSSFPPVGGCCCCCSSSEMSSSSSSSSTSSADVFTKSNLNVRMSAGASGCAETSGTGALPQVYCYKMCLTPESSKSDFMFLKPCSPVMSVQPNNAKSTDYLTSGWSALDRNELSSKRTSTPSELKYSNKDWTWTKNQCNSAYKRYSSANMESTLSRQQKYDPDGFSCSVAPQYLTWGNHMNDSKMPLQEEAAADYSWTPKYTPPQCEQPDYQHNVYIPGATSGYSTLKLAPRGELHMYNTFSTFGKKKKFISNYEHTFDNDDAIMGNSNFK